A window of the Rana temporaria unplaced genomic scaffold, aRanTem1.1, whole genome shotgun sequence genome harbors these coding sequences:
- the LOC120922625 gene encoding vesicle-associated membrane protein 2-like gives MDIKSRSRRAADTAEDMSSSSAPGSAPSKPSSDVYSYQRMELTQAQIDEVLSIMNTNVDKVLDKNGKISQLEATAEELHAGAKQFQTNTSELRKRPLWKNSKLLVVVGLLGIAMVIVTVAVSLK, from the exons ATGGATATAAAGAGCCGCAGCAGGAGAGCGGCCGACACAGCTGAAGATAT GTCCTCCTCCTCCgcgccaggctccgcccccagcaAGCCCAGCTCTGATGTCTACTCCTATCAGCGGATGGAGCTCACCCAGGCTCAGATAGACGAG GTGCTGAGCATCATGAATACCAACGTGGATAAAGTTTTGGATAAAAATGGGAAAATTTCCCAACTTGAAGCCACAGCTGAGGAACTTCACGCCGGAGCCAAACAGTTCCAGACCAACACCTCGGAGCTGCGGAAGAGACCCCTGTGGAAGAACAGCAAG cTGCTGGTTGTTGTCGGTCTGCTCGGTATCGCCATGGTGATTGTGACGGTGG CGGTTTCCTTGAAGTGA